In Xyrauchen texanus isolate HMW12.3.18 chromosome 13, RBS_HiC_50CHRs, whole genome shotgun sequence, a single genomic region encodes these proteins:
- the LOC127654157 gene encoding caspase-8-like produces the protein MDPLKLHEIDEDLTSDEVAQLKFLCMDLIPKKRMETVSDAKDLFIRLEEQSMLDDALLVPELLMTIRRFDLLAILNTSKEKVERDLWQRDPSSKGVSAYRKMLFRLSEDLTEENLHAVKFLLELPKAKRGASSSFLDIMIYMEKQQKLGEENLDELKDILFKCNKHLANKIEEFKNKHQVLNQGGRHPLQEVTNHEFPRGSIPNYEETEMERRRGSSVSEGLVTDSDTLPKEEEDLCYSMNQRPLGYCLIINNYNFKEKSSLRNRTGTDRDKEELTRVFRKMHFLVELRDDLLASDIRDVIKEFTQKDHSAMDAFVCCILSHGDRGTVLGIDGKEVAIRDLTLPFAGCRSLVSKPKLFFIQACQGKDPQKGMWMEDGHVDTTEEETYEEDARAVALQSIPIEADFLIGMATVEYYQSFRHIKDGSIYIQELCRQMDNFCPRKEDILSILTKVNREVSSKVLNGYNKQMPEPRYTLTKKLVLPMD, from the exons ATGGATCCTCTGAAGCTTCATGAGATTGACGAGGACTTGACAAGTGACGAAGTGGCTCAGCTGAAGTTTCTATGCATGGACCTAATTCCTAAGAAGCGAATGGAGACCGTGAGTGACGCCAAAGACCTCTTCATACGCCTGGAAGAGCAATCAATGCTTGATGATGCGCTACTCGTGCCCGAGCTTCTGATGACTATTAGACGGTTTGACTTGCTTGCCATCCTGAACACATCCAAAGAGAAGGTGGAGAGGGATCTGTGGCAACGTGACCCCTCTAGTAAAGGTGTCTCAGCCTACAG AAAGATGCTGTTTAGATTGTCTGAAGACTTGACTGAAGAAAACCTTCATGCAGTAAAGTTCCTTTTGGAACTTCCAAAAGCAAAACGTGGAGCTTCTTCT TCATTTCTAGACATTATGATTTATATGGAAAAGCAGCAGAAGCTTGGAGAAGAAAACCTGGATGAACTGAAAGATATTCTGTTCAAATGTAACAAACATCTTGCCAATAAAATCGAGGAGTTCAAGAATAAGCATCAAGTCCTCAATCAAG GAGGTAGACATCCTCTACAGGAAGTAACTAATCATGAGTTCCCCAGAGGCTCCATTCCTAAT TATGAAGAGACCGAGATGGAAC GGAGAAGAGGCTCTTCTGTGAGTGAAGGTCTTGTTACCGATTCAGATACTCTGCCCAAAGAAGAAGAG GATTTGTGTTATTCCATGAACCAACGGCCTTTAGGATACTGCCTAATCATCAACAACTACAACTTTAAAGAAAAGTCCTCATTGCGCAACCGGACCGGCACGGATAGGGACAAAG AGGAACTCACGAGAGTGTTTCGCAAAATGCATTTTCTGGTTGAGTTGCGGGACGATCTGCTAGCCTCAGATATCCGAGATGTGATAAAGGAGTTTACACAGAAGGATCACTCTGCAATGGATGCTTTTGTCTGTTGCATCCTTTCCCATGGAGACAGAGGCACAGTGTTGGGCATAGATGGCAAAGAGGTTGCAATCCGTGACCTCACACTGCCTTTCGCTGGATGCCGCTCACTAGTGAGCAAGCCCAAGCTTTTCTTCATTCAGGCCTGTCAAGGTAAAGATCCCCAGAAAGGAATGTGGATGGAGGATGGACATGTGGACACTACAGAAGAAGAAACATATGAGGAGGATGCACGTGCTGTAGCACTCCAGAGTATCCCTATAGAAGCTGATTTTCTCATTGGAATGGCCACAGTGGAGTACTACCAGTCCTTCCGCCACATCAAAGACGGGTCCATCTATATCCAGGAGCTCTGTAGGCAGATGGACAATTTCTGTCCCAG AAAAGAAGATATCTTGTCCATTCTGACAAAAGTGAACCGTGAAGTAAGCTCCAAGGTTTTGAATGGCTACAACAAGCAGATGCCTGAACCTCGGTACACCCTCACCAAGAAACTGGTCCTTCCTATGGACTGA
- the LOC127654158 gene encoding caspase-8-like, translating into MATKQEFRDRIVKNKVFLVETLCEEADIIMQHVQQLKLLTQREYRNIRDVQNREKMIIDLLDKLLSKGDETCCKFIDLLRQDSILETFPMLKCHAIFAPSANAQDTSLKYPLQETSELGQYKITQIPRGICVIFNNVHFATMNERNGSDEDQESLDKVFRWLAFEVVVHRNKTAAEMQDLLKDLGKTVDGDCFICCVLSHGSKDGVYGTDGRVVTVDEIREPFNGINCQRLAGKPKVFFIQACRGKKNQSLVKVQADGPEGAESEIEVDADGFEISIPADSDFLIARSTTEGHYSYRKPEIGSWFIQSLCQQLKKHCPQGTDLQTILLCVNDDVSRQGINCKQMPVQEVAMRKKLILPVSA; encoded by the exons ATGGCCACAAAACAGGAATTCCGTGACAGGATTGTCAAAAATAAGGTCTTCCTCGTGGAGACTTTATGTGAAGAGGCCGACATCATCATGCAGCATGTGCAGCAGCTGAAGCTTCTTACTCAGCGTGAGTACAGGAACATCAGAGACGTCCAGAACAGAGAGAAGATGATCATCGACCTACTTGACAAACTCCTGAGCAAGGGAGACGAAACCTGTTGCAAATTCATAGACCTCTTAAGACAGGACAGTATTCTGGAGACCTTTCCGATGTTGAAGTGTCATGCCATTTTTGCTCCCTCAGCCAATGCACAGG ACACCAGCCTGAAATATCCACTGCAGGAGACCTCAGAG CTGGGACAATACAAAATAACGCAAATTCCACGCGGTATCTGTGTAATCTTCAACAATGTACATTTTGCAACCATGAATGAAAGGAATGGATCAGATGAGGACcaag AATCTCTCGACAAAGTTTTCCGCTGGTTGGCGTTTGAGGTGGTGGTGCACAGGAATAAAACTGCTGCTGAAATGCAGGATCTCCTGAAGGACCTGGGCAAGACAGTAGATGGAGACTGCTTCATATGCTGCGTCCTCAGCCATGGCAGCAAGGACGGAGTCTATGGAACTGACGGTCGTGTTGTCACTGTTGATGAAATACGTGAACCTTTCAATGGCATTAACTGCCAGAGGCTAGCTGGCAAGCCCAAAGTGTTTTTCATACAGGCATGTCGTGGAAAAAAGAATCAAAGTCTTGTGAAAGTCCAAGCAGATGGTCCAGAAGGAGCAGAATCAGAGATTGAAGTGGACGCTGACGGCTTTGAAATCTCAATCCCAGCCGATTCAGATTTCCTGATTGCCAGGTCGACCACTGAAGGTCACTACTCCTACAGAAAGCCAGAAATAGGCTCCTGGTTTATTCAGTCCCTTTGCCAACAGCTAAAGAAGCATTGTCCACA GGGTACAGACTTACAGACAATCCTGCTTTGCGTGAATGATGACGTCAGCCGTCAGGGAATTAATTGCAAACAGATGCCCGTCCAGGAAGTCGCAATGAGGAAGAAACTGATTCTTCCTGTGTCTGCTTAA